The genomic region CCGTTCGCGCCGACGAACCCCTCGGAGTAGTACGGATCATCGAGGATCACGTGATCTTCATACTCGGCCGAATCCTCGGTGTCGGCTTCCTCACCCAACTCGATGCTCGGACCACTGCCGCCGTACATCCGGTAGTAGGAGCCACCTGCACCGTCCGCGACGATGGTGACGTTATACCAGCCTTCGCGCGACGAGTCCGTTTCTGTGGCTGTCTCACTCTTGGTCTCCGAATCGGTCGCTGTTGGTGTGTCGGTCGGCGTTGCTGTCTCTGTCGGCGTTGGTGTCGCGGTCGCTGTTTCGGTTGGTGTTGGAGTAGGCGTCGCTGTCGGTGTTTTCGTGGGTGTTGGCGTTGGCGTATCGGTCGGTGTGAGCGTAGGCGTGTCGAGCGCCGTTGGCGTGCTGGTCGAGAATGGAGTTGCGGATGCTGTTGGCGATGGAGTACCTGTGGGTGCCGGTGTCCCCGTCACCACCTCCGTCGTGTTGTTCGTCGACTCACTCGAACCGTTCGCAGCCGGGGTTGCCGTTGAGGACTCGCCCGGCGCTTCGGAAAGGAAACTACAGCCAGACAGCACCATTAAGACGACCACCGAGACGACGACCAGCGAGCGGTGGTTCACGGTGTTCTCACCCGCTGTTGTATGCCAATCGACGAATCCCACAAAGTCGACGTTCCATCCCTGTGAGGTAGGTTCTGAACCATTTCCTCGAATATCATACCCTTCGCATATCAGCATTGTGGGACCGCAACTAATCGTACTCGTCTCTCTGGAGACGACGATTTATCCACCTCCGAGAGGTGCGATGTGTCCGAACATCGTCCAGCGGACGATCGCAGCGGCAGACCTCGTCTCAGCACAGCTCGCCCAGCGAAACACCAGCTGTCTCCGGAACCCGCTTCAGTCACTCGGCGTCGTTCGCGAGACGGCCCTCGATGCCACCATCACTCACCATCTCGATCACGCTTTGGATGCTATCGAGAGCGGTGACCAAGAAACGTTCGAGCGTCGGTGCGAGCACGCGGGCCGACTCGCCCGCTGGCACATGCCCGAGCGCTTGAACGACGTTGAACAGTTGCTGGAGTCACATTCTGGCCGTCGAACGTGAACAGCGAATCCTCCGCTTAGTGTCTCCACAAGCAGTTTGTTTTCCCCAAAGGGGTGGAATGAATTTGAACTGCCTGCGACACCCGCTCCGAACGCTCAAGAACGTCCACGCATCGCTGGTCGATCAAGCCATCGACGCGAACCTGCGGTGTGCAGCCGACCATGCCGCCAGCGGCAACTACCAAGGTTTCCACCGCCACTGCGGCCATGCCGAGAACCTCGCTCGCCGGCATGAGCCCGAACGCCTCGCCGAGGTCGAACAGGTAGCGATGAAGGGCGTCGAATCGATCACGAACCCTTCCGAATCGGGTCGGCCCGAACCCACCGCACCTGCTGCCAACGCAGCGCTGGTTGAGGCTCCATCCGTTCATTCACCGACCGATTCGAGGAGTAGCGATTAAGGATCATGCGCGACGTTCTCACTCATTACGAAGTCGCCGAACAGCTCGTTGGCGAGACCGATGCCTGGTTGGCACGAGTTGCTCAAGAGTTCGCGAACGGCCGCGGGATCTTCCACGATCACGTCGACGCCTCGGAAATCGCCTCGAACATGGACCGTGAGCAGCGACGACGCTTCGAAAACGCGAATCTCTGATTCACAGTTTTCCGCAAGTCCTTCCCAGAAGTTGAGAGATACATCGTGCGAGATACAGAGGCTGTATTCGTTAGAGGTTCAATTCTCTTTGATTTCCTGATCACAACTTTGTCGGGAGCGACCGTCGCGGCCGTTCTCACCTGTCCATTCGTTCAACATCGATGACGGTCAGCATTTCGTTGAGCGTAAGCAGGATGGCGTCGGCTCCCAGTTCGACCTTGATGGTGATTCGCACCGGATCCTCGGAAACCAAACTACCACCCGAACCGCCGACGAAGCCGAGCTCGAGGTAGTCGCGGTCGCGGATGTCGACGCCGTGGTCGTTGCTGAACGAGACGACGGCGGGGTGGTCCACGACGCAGGTGCTGACGGGAAATCAGAACGTCATCCCGCAACGTTCGCAGGAAAACCGCGCGAGCAGTTGTGTTATCTCTGCATCGTCGTCGGCGTCGGCCCGGCTTTTGAGTAACGACGCGGGGTCGGCGGGTACAGTGATGGTCATCCGTCCCCAACAATGCGGACAGGTCTCGTCACGGGCGTGTTCGAGGGTGTGTCGCGCGTCGCGGTCCGCGAGTGCGAGCAGTTCGTCCACCGAGCGGCCGACGGTCGCGCCGGGTGGCACCGTGTTGGCGAACAGCCTACTGTGGTCGGGACACTCCACCCGGATGTAGTTGGCCTCGTAAATCGCCTCCAGCGTGGCTTCGCACGACGGGCACTGCCGGTCGACCTCACTTCGGCGGGTGTCGGTGCACTGAGTATACGTGCCCGCACGAATCGCTCCCGCGAGTTCGAGACCCGCGTTGTGGAGCACGTACTCGTCGCTACGCTTGTAGACGAAGTGGTCTCTGAGCTTATCGAGGTGGTAGTTGAACTTCCCGGCGTCTGCGACGCCGACCGCCTTACGCAGCTCGGCGAACCCCAACCCTGCCGGCCGCCACTGAGTGCGACGGTGTTTCGCCAACTCTTCGATGATGGCAAGCCGCGTCTCATGACCCAAAATCTCGAATATTTCCGACGGCGTGGATTCCGTTTCCGCACCCATGCCGCCCTCTACTGGACTACCGACGAAAAACTTCGGCAAAGCTATCAAACTTCAAACTGAATTGTGGCTCCGGAAATCGTTAATATGAGTGCCAGCGACAAACAAATCGAATGAACACGAACGCACCGCTCGAACGGGAGCACACGAGCGACCGTGAAGCAACGGAGCCGGAACGGCTCGCCGTCTCGGTCGACGGACTCGAAAAAACGTATGGAAGCGGAAAAGACGCGATTCGGGCCGTCGATGACGTTTCGTTCGATATCGAACCGGGCACCGTCGTTGGTTTGCTAGGACCGAACGGTGCTGGCAAGACGACCACGATCAAGGCGATTCTCGGGCTGGTGGTCCCCACCGCCGGAGCAATGACGGTCGATGGCGTAAACGTCCACGAGGAGCCGCGGACGGCCTACCGGAGAGTGGGCGCGATGCTCGAAGGCGCGCGGAACGTCTACTGGAAGCTCACCGTTCGGGAGAACCTCGACTTCTTCGCCGCCCTGTCGGGCCGCCGGCCCGCCGCGATGGCCGACCGCCACGACCGACTGCTCGACCAGCTCGGATTCGAAGACAAAGCCGACGAGACGGTGAACGAACTCTCGCGCGGGATGAAACAGAAGGTCTCGCTCGCGTGTACCCTCGCGCGCGACGCTTCGGTAGTCTTTCTCGACGAACCGACGCTCGGGCTTGACGTCGAGAGTTCGCTCGAACTCCGGCAGGAACTCAGGCGACTCGTCGAACAGGAGTCGATGACGGTCGTCCTTTCGAGCCACGACATGGACGTGGTGCAGGCGGTCTGTGACCGCGTAATCATCATGAACGACGGCCGAATCGTCACGGACGAAACGGTCGAAAATCTCATCGACGTGTTCCGGACGCAAGCCTACCGCGTCACCGTTGATGGCCTGTCCGCACGAGCGCGTGAGCGCCTCGAAGTCGAATTCGACGCCGGTGGTTTCGAGGATGTCGGCGACCGGACGCGCTTCGAGGTCGCCCTTCCCGAGGGCCGGGCGCTGTACGGCGTGATGGATGCGCTCCGCGAGGCGGGCGCAGTACCGGAAACGGTGGAATCGGTCGAACCAGATCTTGAAGACGTGTTCCTCGAAGTCACCGGGAGGACCGAGTAGTGAGCACAGAGACCGAGAGCCAGCCGCTGGGCACGGAGGGCAGAGACCGACCGGCAGGTATGAATACGAATGGTGGATTCTTGACACTCGTACGTGCGGTGGCGAAAAAACGTGCGCTGTTGATGGTGCGCTACCCGGTGAATACGCTCTCGCAGTTCGCCATGACGTATTTCGTCTTCCTCATCATCTTCTTCGGCGGACAGGCGCTCGCGGGTGCGGCGCTCGCCGACTCCATCGAGGGCATCATCGT from Halococcus sediminicola harbors:
- a CDS encoding ABC transporter ATP-binding protein → MNTNAPLEREHTSDREATEPERLAVSVDGLEKTYGSGKDAIRAVDDVSFDIEPGTVVGLLGPNGAGKTTTIKAILGLVVPTAGAMTVDGVNVHEEPRTAYRRVGAMLEGARNVYWKLTVRENLDFFAALSGRRPAAMADRHDRLLDQLGFEDKADETVNELSRGMKQKVSLACTLARDASVVFLDEPTLGLDVESSLELRQELRRLVEQESMTVVLSSHDMDVVQAVCDRVIIMNDGRIVTDETVENLIDVFRTQAYRVTVDGLSARARERLEVEFDAGGFEDVGDRTRFEVALPEGRALYGVMDALREAGAVPETVESVEPDLEDVFLEVTGRTE
- a CDS encoding integrin, whose protein sequence is MGFVDWHTTAGENTVNHRSLVVVSVVVLMVLSGCSFLSEAPGESSTATPAANGSSESTNNTTEVVTGTPAPTGTPSPTASATPFSTSTPTALDTPTLTPTDTPTPTPTKTPTATPTPTPTETATATPTPTETATPTDTPTATDSETKSETATETDSSREGWYNVTIVADGAGGSYYRMYGGSGPSIELGEEADTEDSAEYEDHVILDDPYYSEGFVGANGVDSYQYSPTVENDPSLRFINDGDVALKVYLDGELYTTVPAGQGTDGERVDPDAPPQGANQIKVEAVGDGASNYTLSAGEAGTETFFYEDRANPGTTADNPDYTGYVSGAYGFVGADGVDTYSTNGPLYSAENNGSATLKIYENGDLWTTLEPGETKKSSEQ